In Streptomyces sp. RFCAC02, the following proteins share a genomic window:
- a CDS encoding MFS transporter: MTGTGTRKTRPGADVGGFSAREWLILLTLCGATFMTGLDFSVVTVALPEIGHDLGFTSTGRLQWVATACLLPTASLLPLFGRVADMVGRRRLFVAGVALFTGFSLVAGLATGPAMLIGARVGQGASAAMIAPSAVALLTTAFPEGTRRTRALGINGAILSLGFVLGTLGGGVITSGLNWRWTMLILVIVGGLVLLGAIGLLPRAADRRATARLDIPGAVLAGVGLFALVYGISAGPEAGWGSASVLGSLALAVAASAAFLLVERRHAAPLIPLGLLNRPTVKWGGLAGFITLGMCGGATVLLSMYLQDVLDYSALATGAAFLAEGVTALIGGVLAARVIGVLGRTGTMAAGLAVQGLGTGAMVLLPGDDGLVLLLLTSGAMGLGHVLTVVSFITTMTSGLRDDEQGVVGGLSQLPQFLGAIGTAGLAAIVTARTGVSSTTNSASALLDGLHTALLTAGIVCLVGAALVVLLLRRPARSLRGAASPVVAARGERGPAGDPVRGLAGARGAGRGGTPAARSPQDPNEPCATGSTA; encoded by the coding sequence ATGACGGGGACCGGCACACGAAAGACACGACCCGGCGCGGACGTCGGCGGGTTCAGCGCCAGGGAGTGGCTGATCCTGCTGACGCTGTGCGGCGCCACCTTCATGACGGGGCTGGACTTCTCGGTCGTGACCGTCGCCCTGCCGGAGATAGGACACGACCTCGGCTTCACGAGCACCGGCCGGCTGCAGTGGGTGGCGACGGCCTGCCTGCTGCCGACCGCGAGTCTGCTTCCACTGTTCGGCCGGGTCGCCGACATGGTGGGCCGGCGGCGGCTGTTCGTCGCGGGAGTGGCCCTGTTCACCGGGTTCTCCCTGGTCGCGGGACTGGCGACGGGCCCGGCCATGCTGATCGGGGCCCGCGTGGGGCAGGGCGCCTCGGCCGCCATGATCGCCCCGAGCGCCGTCGCGCTGCTGACGACGGCGTTCCCCGAGGGAACCCGGCGGACCAGGGCGCTCGGCATCAACGGCGCCATACTGTCCCTGGGGTTCGTCCTCGGTACCCTCGGCGGCGGTGTGATCACCAGCGGTCTGAACTGGCGCTGGACCATGCTGATCCTGGTCATCGTCGGCGGGCTGGTCCTGCTCGGAGCGATCGGCCTGCTGCCCAGGGCCGCCGACAGGCGTGCGACGGCCCGGCTCGACATCCCCGGCGCGGTCCTGGCCGGTGTCGGCCTCTTCGCCCTGGTGTACGGCATCTCGGCGGGGCCGGAGGCCGGCTGGGGCAGCGCGTCCGTCCTGGGATCCCTCGCACTGGCCGTGGCGGCCTCCGCCGCCTTCCTCCTGGTGGAGCGACGGCACGCGGCCCCGCTGATCCCGCTGGGTCTGCTGAACAGGCCGACGGTGAAGTGGGGCGGGCTGGCCGGCTTCATCACGCTCGGCATGTGCGGCGGAGCGACGGTCCTGCTGAGCATGTACCTGCAGGACGTACTGGACTACTCGGCGCTGGCCACCGGCGCCGCCTTCCTCGCGGAGGGCGTCACCGCGCTCATCGGCGGCGTGCTCGCCGCCCGGGTGATCGGCGTGCTCGGCAGGACGGGAACGATGGCCGCCGGCCTGGCCGTACAGGGGCTCGGCACCGGCGCGATGGTCCTGCTGCCCGGGGACGACGGCCTGGTGCTCCTGCTGCTGACGTCCGGCGCCATGGGCCTTGGGCACGTCCTGACCGTGGTCTCGTTCATCACCACCATGACGTCCGGGCTGCGGGACGACGAACAGGGCGTCGTGGGCGGCCTGTCCCAACTGCCGCAGTTCCTCGGCGCCATCGGGACCGCCGGGCTGGCGGCCATCGTCACCGCACGCACCGGTGTCTCCTCCACGACGAACTCCGCTTCGGCTCTGCTGGACGGCCTGCACACCGCGCTGCTCACGGCCGGGATCGTCTGCCTCGTCGGCGCCGCCCTCGTCGTCCTGCTGCTGCGCCGCCCGGCCCGTTCCCTCCGCGGGGCCGCGTCACCTGTCGTGGCGGCGCGCGGAGAGCGCGGGCCGGCGGGTGATCCCGTGCGCGGCCTCGCGGGCGCTCGCGGTGCGGGCAGGGGCGGAACGCCGGCCGCCCGGTCACCGCAGGACCCGAACGAGCCCTGTGCGACAGGAAGCACCGCATGA
- a CDS encoding methyltransferase: MDARGRFLGPVLAGAVADLPIRRVLDIGGSSGICASALVDRYPHVTAAVFERPPVDVASRTPIADRGHADRVGVMAGDTFADDLPAGFDTHLYSHVFHDWDEARVRRLLAASFAALPPGGLLIDHDVHIDAGTSGPLAAAEYSVFLMHATPGKCWSVAELAGMARGAGFASIEHRTTAGDRSIVIAARPR; the protein is encoded by the coding sequence ATGGACGCGCGCGGACGCTTCCTCGGGCCGGTGCTCGCCGGGGCCGTGGCGGACCTGCCGATCCGCAGGGTCCTCGACATCGGCGGCAGCTCCGGGATCTGCGCGAGCGCGCTCGTGGACCGGTACCCGCACGTCACGGCGGCCGTGTTCGAACGGCCGCCGGTGGACGTGGCGTCCCGGACCCCCATCGCCGACCGCGGCCACGCCGACCGCGTCGGCGTCATGGCGGGTGACACGTTCGCGGACGACCTCCCGGCCGGCTTCGACACCCACCTCTACTCGCACGTGTTCCACGACTGGGACGAAGCGCGCGTGCGGCGGCTGCTCGCGGCGTCCTTCGCGGCCCTGCCGCCCGGCGGTCTCCTGATCGACCACGACGTGCACATCGACGCCGGCACGTCGGGTCCCCTCGCGGCGGCCGAGTACTCGGTGTTCCTCATGCACGCCACGCCGGGCAAGTGCTGGTCGGTCGCCGAACTGGCCGGTATGGCGCGGGGGGCGGGCTTCGCGTCCATCGAGCACCGGACGACCGCCGGCGACCGTTCGATCGTCATCGCCGCGAGGCCCCGCTGA